The following nucleotide sequence is from Candidatus Finniella inopinata.
AGTACGGTGATGCCTGGCTCTACCGATGGTGAAATTCGCCAAACATTAGAGAAATACGCTGGCCGGCCCGTAGGCGAAACTTTGGGATTATGTTACAGCCCAGAATTCATTGCCCTTGGCACCGTGATTCGCGATATGCTGAACCCAGATTTTTTTCTGATTGGGGAAAGTGATAAGAAGGCGGGTGACCTGCTGGTTTCCATTTACAGTCAAGCTTGTGACAATCAGCCGCGCATGGAACGCATGAATTTTGTGAATGCTGAATTGACAAAAATTTCTGTGAATACGTTTGTGACGACCAAAATCTCCTACGCCAACATGCTGTCGGACCTTTGTGATTATTTGCCGGGTGCTGATGTGGACGTGGTCACGCAAGCCATTGGGTGCGACAGTCGTATTGGTCATAAATATCTGAAAGGGGCGGTGGCCTATGGTGGCCCTTGTTTTCCACGGGATAACGTGGCTTTCTCGCGTTTGGCCGAAATCATTGGAGCCAATGCTGATCTGGCTGTGGCAACCGATACCATCAATCGCCATCAAAAAGATCGGGTGTTGGCCATTATTGATCAACTGGATTATCAACCCAAAACGATTGGAATTTTAGGGTTATCTTATAAGCCCGGTACATCTGTCATTGAAGAATCACAGGGTGTTGGTCTTGCGGCCAGTTTAAAGAAACAAGGGTTCAATGTGGTCGTATTTGACCCCATGGCTATGGCCCCTGCTAAGGCCGTTCTGGGTGAACACGCCCGATATGCGGCTTCGGCAGCAGAATGTGTATCAGAAAGCGATGCCATAGTGATCATGACAGCATGGCCGGAATTTGCCGAACTTACCGCCTCTTTATTTGACGAGAAACCTGCCGGTTTTGCGGTTATTGATT
It contains:
- a CDS encoding UDP-glucose dehydrogenase family protein; this translates as MLKVSVIGLGKLGAPMAAVYASKGFDVIGVDKNPAFVDAINHGRAPVEEDRLQDFIDQSKGRLSATLDTAEAVKNTDITFVIVPTPSGPDGSFTNKYVLESLKEIGAGIKGKEGYHLVVITSTVMPGSTDGEIRQTLEKYAGRPVGETLGLCYSPEFIALGTVIRDMLNPDFFLIGESDKKAGDLLVSIYSQACDNQPRMERMNFVNAELTKISVNTFVTTKISYANMLSDLCDYLPGADVDVVTQAIGCDSRIGHKYLKGAVAYGGPCFPRDNVAFSRLAEIIGANADLAVATDTINRHQKDRVLAIIDQLDYQPKTIGILGLSYKPGTSVIEESQGVGLAASLKKQGFNVVVFDPMAMAPAKAVLGEHARYAASAAECVSESDAIVIMTAWPEFAELTASLFDEKPAGFAVIDCWRILKPETLPAKTASIHLGRGVLAQLATAKERHVAAS